A window of Methanolobus sediminis contains these coding sequences:
- a CDS encoding ABC transporter permease translates to MHLHSFVLKDVFRRKTKLAVAVLGVVVAAAAIVAVVTTFSAATEGFHEATNKFGANIIVRPEIESIPLVDGYTSMGSLYTGNNYIEESDIPKIYTIKDNASLSVVAPRLYGIAELQGSSVVVMGVDPEQEMNLKPWWNIQGHWMSSENTKQPEVLLGSDIAIPLGLKEGSMITLSNDNISIDAQVAGVIESTGDNEDSYVILPLATSQYLLSMEGKVSSLEVRALCSACPVEEMSQQIEGVLPGMEARAMSQIVQNEMAIVNHTKSSAMAVSIITLLVSTLTVASTMLASVNEKMKEIGIMRAIGASDIQVVSMLFLEGAIIGIVGGCIGFLIGTMASFVSAPMLVSVAPDPMWDLLLPVVAICMFTGMIASLVPAKRALGIDPAEVLRSV, encoded by the coding sequence ATGCATTTACACTCTTTCGTATTGAAGGACGTATTCCGCAGGAAAACAAAACTTGCGGTGGCTGTACTCGGTGTGGTCGTCGCTGCTGCTGCAATAGTAGCTGTCGTAACTACATTCTCAGCAGCAACTGAAGGCTTTCATGAAGCAACGAACAAATTCGGTGCAAACATAATAGTCCGGCCTGAGATAGAATCCATCCCTCTTGTGGACGGATACACTTCAATGGGTTCACTTTACACGGGAAACAACTACATCGAAGAATCAGATATTCCGAAGATCTACACGATCAAGGATAATGCAAGTCTGTCGGTCGTAGCGCCAAGACTCTATGGCATTGCAGAACTTCAGGGCTCTTCTGTTGTTGTGATGGGCGTTGACCCGGAACAGGAAATGAATCTCAAACCCTGGTGGAATATTCAGGGTCACTGGATGTCTTCAGAGAACACTAAACAACCAGAAGTACTCCTGGGTTCGGATATCGCCATTCCGCTGGGACTTAAGGAAGGTTCGATGATTACACTTTCTAATGATAATATTTCTATTGATGCCCAGGTTGCAGGTGTGATAGAGAGCACCGGGGATAACGAGGACAGCTACGTCATACTTCCGCTTGCGACTTCCCAATATCTGCTTTCCATGGAAGGAAAAGTCAGCAGTCTGGAGGTACGTGCGTTGTGTAGTGCCTGTCCGGTTGAAGAAATGAGCCAGCAGATAGAAGGTGTTCTACCTGGGATGGAGGCACGTGCAATGAGCCAGATCGTGCAAAATGAGATGGCAATTGTCAATCATACAAAATCCTCTGCCATGGCAGTTTCCATTATTACCCTGCTTGTAAGCACATTGACCGTTGCTTCCACAATGCTTGCTTCTGTTAACGAAAAAATGAAGGAGATTGGTATAATGCGTGCTATAGGTGCAAGCGATATCCAGGTGGTTTCCATGCTGTTCCTGGAAGGTGCGATCATTGGAATTGTGGGAGGGTGCATTGGTTTCCTCATAGGTACCATGGCTTCATTCGTTTCAGCTCCGATGCTGGTCTCAGTAGCACCCGATCCAATGTGGGATCTTCTGCTGCCGGTTGTTGCT
- a CDS encoding BlaI/MecI/CopY family transcriptional regulator, protein MVKLDRINLSNEGLTKFFSPIESQIMQVLWENEELTTPEITEKTDIPLSSVAGTLDRLVKAGFATRKLDKGEAKVRYLYSAADSMDNTANTITKKVLDSLVDTFGKVAIENFHAYNNKK, encoded by the coding sequence ATGGTAAAATTGGACAGAATAAACCTCTCCAATGAAGGGTTGACCAAATTCTTCAGCCCCATTGAATCACAAATAATGCAGGTCCTATGGGAAAATGAAGAACTGACAACCCCCGAGATTACTGAAAAGACCGATATCCCCTTATCCAGCGTAGCCGGCACTCTGGACAGGCTCGTAAAAGCAGGTTTTGCAACACGTAAACTGGACAAAGGTGAAGCAAAGGTAAGGTATCTCTACTCTGCCGCAGATTCCATGGACAATACTGCAAACACCATTACAAAAAAGGTGCTTGATAGTCTTGTGGATACCTTTGGTAAAGTGGCAATAGAGAATTTTCACGCATATAATAACAAGAAGTGA
- a CDS encoding M48 family metalloprotease — MFSIQDEVECYIACINEGNLLPLIGTSMILALLMFSIYFRTSRPVTRLSAFVAGQLFIISAIAAVVYAMKCSQMLSIEIYLGYVTLSTAIILLLPRVYYKILIKRYDARPITEVMDWPQEFVKNLDTKSSVYYYDSAVPRAFASGKAIFLSLGMLELVDETELKAVLAHEVWHLRHNSRTPILRQLSLMSFTKNRSEDELETLADMFAEKVVSKSALESARAKIS; from the coding sequence ATGTTCTCCATACAGGATGAAGTGGAATGCTATATCGCCTGCATTAATGAAGGAAATCTCCTGCCGTTGATAGGCACCTCCATGATCCTGGCCCTGCTGATGTTCAGTATATACTTCAGGACAAGCAGACCAGTAACACGACTCTCAGCGTTTGTTGCTGGCCAGTTATTCATCATTTCTGCCATCGCAGCAGTTGTCTATGCAATGAAGTGCAGTCAGATGTTAAGCATCGAAATATATCTGGGTTATGTGACACTATCAACAGCTATTATCCTGCTCCTGCCTAGAGTGTATTATAAGATACTTATCAAAAGATACGATGCCAGACCAATAACAGAGGTTATGGACTGGCCTCAGGAATTTGTAAAAAACCTTGACACGAAATCCAGCGTGTATTATTATGATTCCGCAGTACCCCGAGCATTCGCTTCCGGAAAGGCTATTTTCCTGTCACTTGGAATGCTGGAACTGGTTGATGAAACTGAACTGAAAGCCGTCCTTGCGCATGAAGTATGGCATCTTCGCCATAACAGCAGGACTCCCATACTAAGGCAACTGTCACTGATGAGCTTTACAAAGAACCGTTCTGAAGACGAACTGGAGACTCTTGCAGACATGTTTGCAGAAAAGGTTGTCAGCAAGAGTGCACTTGAATCTGCAAGAGCAAAGATCAGCTGA
- the coaBC gene encoding bifunctional phosphopantothenoylcysteine decarboxylase/phosphopantothenate--cysteine ligase CoaBC, with translation MPQIPNDHPTLWIKSTKSESLKGKTIVLAVTGSIAAVRTVELARDFIRRGADVYAVISEAAGWIINPMAMHYATGNEVITGITGKVEHVEFFGNLGRADLLLVAPATANTIGKIAAGIDDTPVTTFATTAIGAGKPVMIVPAMHEDMYNHPAVMENIEKMKDWGISFIGPRIEEGIAKIAGNDEIVLDVERAIGKRTLCGKKILITSGSTAEPIDPIRILTNRASGKTGNELALEAYRRGAEVTIVHRNRLGVSGVNEIYAETADQMTDAVLDELAKGYDILISSAAIADYTIDASEQKIKSGEEGLELSFRNTRKLIKEAKQAFPLVKIVGFKAEAGIGADELIRRARQTLLDSELDMIVANEVSKGGIGTENNNVTILYSAIKENRNIKGSKSLIATALMDEITELLTSKGEI, from the coding sequence ATGCCTCAGATTCCAAATGACCACCCGACACTCTGGATAAAATCCACAAAATCAGAATCGCTGAAAGGCAAGACCATCGTGCTTGCAGTCACAGGCAGCATTGCTGCTGTAAGGACAGTGGAACTTGCACGGGATTTTATACGAAGAGGCGCAGACGTTTATGCAGTTATCAGCGAGGCTGCCGGATGGATAATCAACCCAATGGCCATGCATTATGCTACAGGAAACGAAGTCATCACTGGCATAACCGGGAAGGTCGAGCATGTGGAGTTCTTTGGAAATCTTGGCAGGGCAGACCTTTTGCTCGTGGCTCCTGCAACCGCCAACACCATCGGAAAGATTGCAGCAGGGATAGATGATACACCTGTAACGACCTTTGCGACCACAGCAATCGGCGCAGGTAAACCTGTAATGATAGTACCTGCAATGCACGAGGATATGTACAATCATCCGGCGGTCATGGAAAACATTGAAAAGATGAAAGACTGGGGAATCAGCTTCATCGGGCCCAGGATAGAGGAAGGCATAGCAAAGATAGCCGGAAATGACGAGATCGTGCTTGATGTTGAGAGGGCTATCGGGAAAAGGACACTCTGTGGAAAGAAGATACTGATAACAAGCGGATCAACAGCAGAGCCTATAGATCCTATACGAATTCTTACTAACAGAGCTTCCGGGAAGACCGGGAATGAACTTGCACTTGAAGCTTATCGCAGAGGAGCTGAAGTAACTATAGTTCACAGAAATAGGCTTGGAGTTTCCGGCGTCAATGAGATCTACGCTGAAACTGCTGATCAGATGACTGATGCAGTGCTTGATGAACTTGCAAAAGGTTATGATATACTCATAAGTTCTGCTGCAATTGCAGATTATACGATTGATGCAAGCGAGCAGAAAATAAAATCCGGAGAAGAAGGACTTGAGCTTTCTTTCAGGAATACGCGTAAGCTTATCAAAGAAGCAAAGCAGGCATTTCCACTGGTGAAGATTGTCGGGTTCAAAGCTGAAGCCGGAATCGGTGCGGATGAACTTATCAGAAGGGCAAGGCAGACACTTTTGGATTCGGAACTTGACATGATAGTTGCTAACGAGGTCAGTAAAGGCGGTATTGGAACAGAGAACAATAATGTAACTATATTATACTCTGCTATCAAAGAAAATCGTAATATTAAAGGCTCTAAAAGCCTTATTGCAACTGCCCTTATGGATGAAATTACAGAACTGCTGACATCAAAAGGCGAAATATAA
- a CDS encoding pantoate kinase, with product MQPEPVNDTLTARAFAPAHITGFFKIHDHEDPMKKGSTGCGVVLDGGVYTTVTTGKDIDKTEIFLNGEIVAGNTSRTVIESMTDLPVKVESISDIPIGCGFGASGAGALGTAYALNHALSLEYTSIRLNDIAHIAEVKNGSGLGDVVGQAHGGIPIRKTPGSPSIARIDHVPTAEKEVFCVVLGELSTSSVLGNPEMVKNINIAGEEAMKKLIEKPTVDNFMHCSREFAINCGLARGKVREAIEAADKAGVVASQAMLGNAVFSIPSVTCVKELIDVFSDFGEVLRFKIRTGSIKIV from the coding sequence ATGCAACCTGAACCTGTAAATGATACTCTGACAGCCAGAGCTTTCGCACCTGCACATATAACTGGTTTTTTTAAGATACATGACCATGAAGATCCCATGAAAAAAGGGTCTACTGGTTGTGGAGTAGTACTTGATGGCGGAGTTTATACCACCGTTACAACAGGAAAGGATATTGATAAGACAGAGATATTCCTCAATGGCGAAATCGTTGCAGGAAACACCAGCAGAACAGTTATTGAGTCCATGACAGATCTTCCTGTAAAGGTGGAAAGTATTTCGGACATACCAATAGGATGTGGATTTGGAGCATCTGGAGCAGGAGCGCTTGGAACAGCATATGCGCTGAACCATGCTCTCTCGCTGGAATATACATCCATTAGACTCAATGATATCGCACACATTGCAGAAGTCAAAAATGGAAGTGGGCTGGGAGATGTCGTTGGGCAGGCACATGGGGGGATACCAATTAGAAAAACACCGGGTTCACCTTCAATAGCTCGTATCGATCACGTGCCAACAGCGGAAAAAGAGGTATTCTGTGTAGTTCTTGGAGAACTATCCACCAGCTCAGTGCTTGGAAATCCGGAAATGGTTAAAAATATCAACATAGCAGGCGAAGAAGCCATGAAAAAGCTCATTGAAAAGCCTACTGTGGATAATTTCATGCATTGCTCCAGGGAATTTGCCATTAATTGCGGACTTGCCAGAGGAAAGGTAAGAGAGGCTATAGAAGCCGCTGATAAAGCAGGAGTTGTAGCTTCACAGGCAATGCTTGGCAATGCAGTATTCTCAATACCTTCTGTGACCTGTGTAAAGGAACTTATAGATGTATTTTCTGATTTTGGTGAAGTTCTCAGGTTTAAGATACGAACTGGAAGTATCAAAATTGTCTGA
- a CDS encoding prohibitin family protein, which yields MVVEGEWEPEPPKKVPEIPIKDIAPIIGKMGRGIAVVFVLLIVFSILFGSIFVSVGAGEVGVKFNQFGGVEDDELGEGLHIVPPWVSVTKYSVRSETYTMSGVEDEGQVVGDDQIKALTAEGLTLGLDITVRYRLVPDEVSDVHQKLGTNYAEKIIRPTIRSSIREVVSSKTALQVYGEERELVAGEMLTNIADALDNDGIIVEEVLVRNVVLPTRVAEAIEAKLQADQDAQRMIFVKQKEQLEAERKIIEANGIANATIAQAYGEAEALRVINEQLAKNPDLINYKYIQMLQGQEIQTMIVPTDQGIILDTSK from the coding sequence ATGGTTGTTGAAGGTGAATGGGAACCAGAACCACCTAAAAAGGTTCCGGAGATCCCAATAAAAGATATTGCACCTATAATAGGGAAGATGGGTCGTGGTATTGCAGTTGTTTTTGTATTATTGATCGTATTTTCAATTTTATTCGGCTCTATTTTTGTGTCGGTTGGGGCCGGAGAAGTTGGAGTGAAGTTCAACCAGTTTGGTGGTGTGGAAGACGACGAACTTGGTGAAGGCCTGCACATCGTTCCACCATGGGTATCTGTGACAAAGTACTCTGTCAGAAGTGAAACATATACCATGAGCGGTGTGGAAGATGAAGGACAGGTCGTTGGTGATGACCAGATCAAGGCGCTTACGGCTGAAGGTCTTACACTGGGACTGGATATCACTGTAAGGTACAGACTTGTGCCTGATGAGGTTAGTGATGTTCACCAGAAGCTCGGAACAAACTACGCTGAAAAGATCATAAGACCTACAATAAGGTCATCGATACGTGAAGTTGTTTCCAGTAAGACAGCCTTGCAGGTCTATGGTGAAGAAAGAGAACTTGTAGCCGGAGAGATGCTCACAAATATTGCAGATGCCCTTGATAACGATGGGATCATTGTGGAAGAAGTACTCGTAAGGAACGTAGTGCTCCCGACAAGGGTTGCTGAAGCCATTGAAGCAAAACTCCAGGCAGACCAGGATGCCCAGAGAATGATATTTGTAAAGCAGAAGGAACAACTGGAAGCTGAAAGAAAGATCATTGAGGCGAATGGTATTGCTAATGCAACTATAGCCCAGGCCTATGGTGAAGCTGAAGCGCTTAGGGTCATTAACGAGCAACTGGCAAAGAACCCTGACCTCATCAACTATAAGTACATACAGATGTTGCAGGGACAGGAAATACAAACAATGATCGTGCCAACAGACCAGGGAATAATATTGGATACGAGCAAATAA
- a CDS encoding 4-phosphopantoate--beta-alanine ligase — MTDIPKDHPRYESLITRERIVEGVNIGITSKQGLVAQGRGEAFDYMIGEKTTKSAAIAERAAVANILLAENAIISVNGNTAALVPDLMAALADVTGARLEVNLFHRSDARVHKIIDHLKAHGAGVVLGGKGDKRLDLSHDRAIVDEEGIFSADVVLVPLEDGDRCQKLVEMGKTVITIDLNPLSRTALTANITIVDNVTRALNNMIQFTKDMKTHSKDALQEVVDSFNNDVTISDALYTMQENLKNKAEEKGLTCV; from the coding sequence ATGACAGACATCCCTAAAGATCATCCCAGGTATGAATCTCTCATCACCAGGGAAAGAATAGTTGAAGGCGTAAACATCGGAATCACAAGCAAACAAGGACTTGTGGCGCAGGGACGTGGGGAAGCTTTTGACTACATGATAGGGGAGAAAACCACTAAATCAGCAGCCATTGCAGAAAGGGCAGCGGTTGCTAATATTCTCCTTGCAGAGAATGCCATAATATCTGTGAACGGCAACACTGCTGCGCTTGTACCTGACCTTATGGCAGCTCTTGCAGATGTCACCGGGGCAAGACTTGAAGTGAACCTATTCCACAGAAGTGATGCCAGAGTGCATAAGATAATCGACCACCTGAAAGCACATGGAGCAGGTGTTGTCCTCGGTGGAAAAGGAGATAAGAGACTTGACCTTTCCCATGACAGGGCTATTGTTGATGAGGAAGGTATATTCAGTGCGGATGTTGTACTGGTTCCTCTTGAAGATGGTGACAGGTGCCAGAAACTCGTGGAAATGGGCAAAACTGTAATTACCATAGACCTGAACCCTCTTTCAAGAACAGCACTGACAGCTAACATCACCATCGTGGATAATGTCACAAGGGCACTCAATAACATGATCCAGTTCACAAAGGACATGAAAACTCACAGCAAGGATGCTCTTCAGGAAGTTGTTGATTCGTTCAACAATGATGTTACCATTTCAGATGCCCTTTACACCATGCAGGAAAACCTGAAGAACAAGGCAGAGGAGAAAGGTCTTACATGCGTCTGA
- a CDS encoding HD domain-containing protein, translating into MRLIETTRKFVSKVLENEPSTHDMSHIERVESTCMRIQEKEGGDLQVIRLAALLHDVGIVREHKEGGNHAEYSAEIARDFLAENGAEAELIDHVTSCILTHRFSRGIKAETIEAQILQDADRIDALGAVGIFRSLVSMGALRALKETIGTVKETSMNAYTEDPFDGFHDYMERKPFKIPERLNTETAKDIAEQRLAIMRKYLDELKEETSGEK; encoded by the coding sequence ATGCGTCTGATCGAGACAACAAGGAAATTCGTTTCAAAGGTACTGGAAAATGAACCCAGCACCCATGATATGTCACATATTGAAAGGGTTGAAAGTACCTGTATGAGGATTCAGGAAAAGGAAGGTGGAGACTTACAGGTAATCCGCCTTGCAGCACTTCTTCATGACGTAGGTATCGTGAGAGAACACAAGGAAGGTGGCAACCATGCAGAATATAGCGCTGAGATTGCACGTGATTTCCTTGCAGAGAATGGTGCAGAAGCAGAACTTATAGACCATGTGACATCCTGTATCCTGACCCACCGTTTCAGCCGGGGAATAAAGGCAGAGACAATCGAGGCACAGATCCTTCAGGATGCCGATAGGATCGATGCGCTGGGTGCTGTTGGTATTTTCAGGTCACTTGTCTCCATGGGAGCCTTGAGGGCTTTGAAAGAAACGATTGGGACGGTAAAGGAAACTTCTATGAATGCTTATACAGAAGATCCTTTCGACGGGTTCCACGATTACATGGAAAGAAAACCTTTTAAAATACCTGAAAGACTTAATACGGAAACAGCTAAAGATATTGCAGAACAGAGACTGGCAATTATGCGCAAATATCTGGATGAGCTAAAAGAAGAGACATCAGGAGAGAAATAA
- a CDS encoding amidohydrolase family protein, translating into MADLIIKNAYILTMDPEAGDIENGVVVVEDGKIKEVGTSTECTAEKVIDAKGSVLMPGLVNTHCHAGMTLFRGYADDMQLQDWLENHIWPAEAKLTDDDIYAGTKLACLEMIRSGTIAFADMYIHENRVAQAVDEAGIRAALSYGMIDFGDKEKADKELEVGSAFVKEWNGKAGGRISTMYGPHAPNTCSKEFLIRVKEQAVKDNVKQHIHVLETEAELNYMKENFGMCSIHFLKGIDFWGTDVLAAHCVWLSDGDIKILAEYGVNISHNPNSNMKLASGICPVAKLIDAGANVCLGTDGCASNNNLDMFEEMRSAALLQKVSTMDPTVLPARKVLEMATINGAKALGINSGMLKEGYNADMIIVDMNKAHLAPVYDVASHLVYAASGKDVSATIVDGKVLMEDGKVLSMDEQEVIDTAIKSSKDLLGRIGN; encoded by the coding sequence ATGGCGGATCTTATCATAAAGAATGCTTATATCCTTACAATGGACCCGGAAGCAGGTGATATTGAGAACGGGGTCGTTGTTGTAGAGGACGGTAAAATTAAGGAAGTAGGAACTTCAACAGAATGCACCGCAGAGAAAGTCATCGATGCAAAGGGCTCAGTCCTTATGCCAGGACTTGTTAACACCCACTGCCACGCAGGAATGACACTTTTCAGAGGCTATGCTGATGATATGCAGCTTCAGGACTGGCTTGAGAATCACATATGGCCTGCCGAAGCTAAACTTACTGACGATGACATTTATGCAGGCACAAAACTTGCATGTCTTGAAATGATACGCTCCGGAACCATTGCTTTTGCTGATATGTACATCCACGAGAACAGGGTTGCTCAGGCTGTTGATGAAGCAGGAATTCGTGCAGCACTTTCCTACGGAATGATAGATTTCGGAGATAAGGAAAAAGCTGACAAGGAACTTGAAGTTGGCAGTGCTTTTGTCAAAGAGTGGAACGGGAAAGCCGGCGGCAGGATCAGTACAATGTACGGTCCGCATGCACCTAACACATGTTCAAAAGAATTCCTGATCAGAGTTAAAGAGCAGGCTGTAAAGGATAATGTAAAACAGCATATCCATGTTCTTGAGACCGAAGCCGAACTTAACTATATGAAAGAGAATTTCGGCATGTGTTCTATCCATTTCCTAAAGGGAATCGATTTCTGGGGAACTGATGTACTTGCTGCACACTGTGTATGGCTCTCAGATGGCGACATTAAGATACTTGCTGAATATGGTGTGAATATTTCACATAACCCTAACAGTAATATGAAACTCGCTTCCGGCATCTGTCCTGTGGCGAAACTCATTGATGCAGGAGCAAATGTATGTCTTGGAACCGATGGATGTGCTTCCAATAACAACCTTGATATGTTTGAGGAAATGAGATCCGCAGCTCTTTTGCAGAAGGTCAGCACAATGGATCCGACTGTGCTTCCTGCACGTAAGGTTCTTGAAATGGCAACCATCAACGGTGCAAAGGCACTTGGAATCAACAGCGGAATGTTGAAAGAAGGTTATAATGCTGACATGATAATTGTTGACATGAACAAAGCTCATCTGGCACCAGTCTACGATGTTGCTTCACATCTTGTCTATGCTGCAAGCGGCAAAGATGTCAGCGCTACCATTGTTGATGGAAAGGTGCTTATGGAAGATGGAAAGGTACTTTCCATGGATGAGCAGGAAGTAATTGACACTGCCATAAAGAGTTCAAAAGACCTTCTTGGAAGAATTGGAAATTAA
- a CDS encoding adenosylhomocysteinase, producing MTDTEMLESGNMKIDWVLNHMPVLNIIREQFAKEKPLAGHKVAMALHVEAKTAALVETLAIGGAKVAITGCNPLSTQDDVSLALHNKDNIQCFAKYDCCNEEYYEAIDKVLDMKPDITIDDGADLIFKLHTERTDLLPDILGGCEETTTGIHRLKAMERDGALKMPVIAVNDAMTKFLFDNRYGTGQSSWDGIMRTTNLLVAGKNVVIGGYGWCGKGAAMRAKGLGANVIVTEIDPIRALEARMDGNSVMPMKEAAKIGDIFLTTTGNKDILNREDFEVIKDGAILANAGHFNVEINLEDLKAMAGSVRTVRNNIKEYKIGEKRVYVLADGRLVNLAAGDGHPAEVMDMSFANQALCVRYIAENKLSNGVHAVPHELDIGVAEMKLMSMGISIDKLSDEQEAYMAGWETGT from the coding sequence ATGACTGATACTGAAATGTTAGAATCCGGAAATATGAAAATTGACTGGGTTCTTAACCACATGCCTGTTCTTAATATCATCAGGGAACAGTTTGCAAAGGAAAAACCTCTTGCAGGTCACAAAGTTGCAATGGCACTCCACGTAGAGGCAAAGACCGCAGCTCTCGTTGAAACGCTCGCAATCGGTGGAGCAAAAGTAGCAATTACAGGATGTAATCCTCTTAGTACACAGGATGACGTTTCACTGGCATTGCACAACAAGGACAACATCCAGTGTTTTGCAAAATATGACTGCTGCAACGAGGAATATTACGAAGCTATTGACAAAGTACTTGACATGAAACCTGACATCACGATCGATGATGGTGCAGACCTCATTTTCAAGCTTCACACAGAACGCACAGACCTTCTGCCAGACATCCTTGGTGGGTGTGAGGAAACTACAACAGGCATCCACAGACTTAAGGCAATGGAACGTGACGGAGCTCTTAAGATGCCTGTTATTGCTGTGAATGATGCAATGACAAAGTTCCTCTTTGACAACCGCTATGGTACAGGACAGTCCTCATGGGATGGTATCATGAGAACAACAAACCTTCTTGTAGCAGGCAAGAATGTCGTTATTGGCGGATACGGATGGTGTGGTAAAGGTGCTGCTATGCGCGCAAAGGGTCTTGGAGCAAACGTCATTGTGACCGAAATAGACCCAATCAGAGCACTGGAAGCACGTATGGATGGTAACAGTGTTATGCCTATGAAAGAGGCTGCAAAGATCGGCGACATATTCCTTACAACCACAGGAAACAAGGATATCCTGAACAGAGAGGATTTCGAAGTCATTAAAGACGGTGCAATCCTCGCAAATGCAGGTCACTTCAATGTTGAGATCAACCTTGAAGACCTCAAGGCAATGGCAGGTTCTGTCAGGACTGTGAGAAACAATATCAAGGAATACAAGATAGGGGAGAAACGTGTTTACGTGCTTGCTGACGGAAGACTTGTAAACCTTGCAGCAGGTGACGGGCACCCCGCAGAAGTTATGGATATGAGCTTTGCAAACCAGGCACTCTGTGTAAGATACATTGCAGAGAACAAGCTTTCAAATGGTGTTCATGCAGTACCTCATGAGCTTGATATCGGCGTTGCTGAGATGAAACTCATGTCGATGGGCATAAGCATTGACAAGCTTTCTGATGAACAGGAAGCATACATGGCAGGCTGGGAAACCGGAACATAA
- a CDS encoding DNA-directed RNA polymerase subunit H, with amino-acid sequence MRKFSLLDHQLIPKHEIMLEDELKSVLKQYAIEKEQLPKIKVVDPVIQEIGAQVGDVVKITRISQTASEAFYYRLVIA; translated from the coding sequence TTGAGAAAATTTAGCCTGCTCGACCATCAGTTGATCCCTAAACATGAAATAATGTTGGAAGATGAACTTAAATCTGTTTTAAAGCAATATGCCATTGAGAAGGAACAACTACCCAAGATAAAGGTTGTTGATCCCGTTATTCAGGAAATTGGGGCACAGGTTGGAGACGTCGTAAAGATTACACGTATCAGTCAGACCGCCAGCGAAGCATTCTATTATCGACTTGTCATCGCTTAA